One genomic region from Vanacampus margaritifer isolate UIUO_Vmar chromosome 2, RoL_Vmar_1.0, whole genome shotgun sequence encodes:
- the cahz gene encoding carbonic anhydrase: MSHKWGYGPNNGPDKWEEGFPLANGPRQSPINIVPKEAQFSASLKPLKIKYDPSNSMGILNNGHSFQVDYSDDVDSSTLTGGPISGTYRLKQFHFHWGASDERGSEHTVNGIKFPCELHLVHWNTKYPSFGEAASQPDGLAVVGVLLKVGAANPKLQKVLDALASIKTKGMQTTFANFNPETLLPVSLDYWTYDGSLTTPPLLESVTWIVLKEQISVSPAQMAMFRSLLFNGKGEDECCMADNYRPPQPLKGRQVRASFK, encoded by the exons ATGTCTCATAAATGGGGATACGGACCGAATAACG GTCCTGACAAATGGGAAGAAGGTTTCCCATTAGCCAATGGGCCCCGACAGTCTCCCATCAACATCGTCCCGAAAGAGGCCCAGTTTTCAGCCTCTCTAAAACctctgaaaatcaaatatgacCCGTCCAACTCCATGGGCATTCTCAACAATGGACACTCCTTCCAGGTTGACTATTCGGATGATGTTGATTCTTCTA CCCTCACTGGGGGTCCCATTTCTGGAACTTACCGTCTGAAGCAGTTTCATTTCCACTGGGGAGCCAGTGATGAAAGAGGTTCTGAGCACACAGTCAATGGCATCAAGTTCCCATGTGAG CTTCACCTGGTGCACTGGAACACCAAATATCCCAGCTTTGGAGAGGCGGCCAGCCAACCTGATGGACTTGCTGTGGTTGGGGTCTTACTCAAG GTTGGTGCTGCCAACCCCAAACTGCAGAAAGTGTTGGATGCCTTGGCTTCTATTAAGACAAAG GGAATGCAAACCACCTTTGCTAACTTTAACCCAGAGACTCTTCTTCCCGTCTCTCTGGACTATTGGACATATGACGGCTCTCTGACCACACCACCTCTGTTGGAGAGTGTCACATGGATTGTCCTCAAGGAGCAGATAAGTGTCAGCCCTGCACag ATGGCGATGTTCCGTAGTCTGCTCTTCAATGGAAAAGGGGAAGATGAGTGCTGCATGGCAGACAACTACCGACCTCCTCAGCCTTTAAAGGGTCGGCAAGTCCGTGCCTCcttcaaataa